One Solea senegalensis isolate Sse05_10M linkage group LG3, IFAPA_SoseM_1, whole genome shotgun sequence genomic window carries:
- the shroom4 gene encoding LOW QUALITY PROTEIN: protein Shroom4 (The sequence of the model RefSeq protein was modified relative to this genomic sequence to represent the inferred CDS: substituted 1 base at 1 genomic stop codon), whose translation METVEQLVSFHHIQVQLSGGAPWGFTLKGGLEHGEPLIITKMEDGGKAAACQKLRVGDELININGSVLYGSRQEALILIKGSYRILKLTVRRRNVPLIRPHSWHLAKLSDLPLPPPPPPSPPPCLPSADSPPLPPPPPPLLPPQPAMQLHPAPYTLPWHTNDNSDLSMQWPQMSRPYSSTDRSSSLGSMESLDTPIPTAQPYSDSHNSPVDPALFNNKRDSAYSSFSASSNTSDYAAVPLRPEETCSMENLLQSLGPDPGADFSSTARTSCVEAPEEAQLNAHKSRSLTRPRPRPVEVKERPSSCCYESERRGGNSETVRGEEGGPEDRKMNPPQPPTRKESFRATQCRDHTASKRCTPTEISTDSSYCDENQSVDVESGTHNGDRAGKFREDALDSHFMQRQTEETTRIRCETSSEKGYTSDVNSDPLPDPVPVTSSNPESSSAGSSASSAALHRHSAPEKLLATQLQLLQFDNANTSDASSGQSFHPSHQTAGEEPDVSQNQLHPPSNKWDSSRCSTPGSVFLEGDRDDGEFSRRLVEKVVNGGSLSPVQHLHPWGRSVSVPEEPSGSSAQEKLSSDQMLDSDFQPLSSAASVDTLVDEQRAADRRRGGEYDVEGETAVKKSNSSRNHRRNRRRSERFATNLRNEIQRKKAQLQRNRGPGDLLCSGETVQEEEGPDLHEDLAEPDMSVQDRSTNVALTSPEILQDDRTTEPVESSKPDFIQDSSQTEQQPRTFSQNNNVSRSVQILDPGLPNFGVGIRVIEEPAPAGKARRWRWTPEHKLQPEPERQSRASGERVLGVTGSRHGVCTFTTSSSSSSSYSRSSSCSRVEENDILPFADRMKFFEETSKGRSGPNVPGLSSRQPKKPETRNPPENQDPIQRRYSYQGGPQENYLLPDSLEVRRQSVSTSRERRRQEEREREREERLREREREERLREREREERLRERGRRGXERERELELERVRLMEREREERVRQWEREREREGELQREREMDRLRKEREEHLEQGEDPRQEFHREFPHRENLQNLLHLQPQMFSQNQDPRSAFHRVSGVSVEQVLQQRTISRSSTPTETFPTRKQETPKLNRNYSLTERDYPSRRRESRASERVSHYMPLPPQSRCVSTDAGSDRGRSSLAPPAAPLALRGRAMSENDLHWSPSVSMATGQTLSEVEERRETTDSAHPNKKRTPPPPRPPPPKWEQFHRRRASHHALFSSSSAAAPPTFSAGPSPSEESRQRSYSLPPERQEVSEACPRCSCGQSQAQGHAFPHPPSNQSPAPLDERSFTLAPPSPMFSRRSFRPVAPPQREKEQEEAESGAENGGSASTPESYFSMHHEQHQNPEPGAESETTLNPSPAHSLDIDLDVPMETDIDDFQEEELPAEAEPISSELPCFALPVTVLETDIDTLPDCDASVSSRTRAESGSVEEELETLEGSRETPSLEELFPQSSEGESGTESWRGTFQNMENNTDSLERRSGASSSCSSYYSTSAAKAQLLSQMKDFSENRERNEDDELTYKKQLMESLRKKLGVLREAQRGLQDDIRANTQLGDEVENMVVSVCKPNEVDKFRMFIGDLDKVVSLLLSLSGRLLRVETTLETLDHETEDHERLPLLEKKRQLMRQLSEAQDLKDHVDRREQVVSRVLARCLSPEQHRDYSHFVKMKAALLVEQRQLEDKIRLGEEQLRGLRESLGLGLGLGLGLGMSMGYGQY comes from the exons ATGGAGACCGTGGAGCAGCTCGTGTCCTTCCACCACATTCAGGTCCAGTTGAGCGGGGGCGCGCCCTGGGGGTTCACGCTGAAAGGAGGACTGGAGCACGGGGAACCGCTCATCATCACCAAA aTGGAGGACGGGGGGAAAGCGGCGGCCTGTCAGAAGCTGAGAGTGGGCGACGAGCTGATCAACATCAACGGCTCAGTGCTGTACGGCAGCAGACAGGAGGCGCTCATCCTCATCAAGGGCTCGTACAGGATCCTGAAGCTCACAGTGAGGAG ACGGAACGTTCCTCTCATCCGTCCTCACTCCTGGCACCTGGCAAAGCTGTCCGACCTTCCtcttcccccccctcctcccccgtctcctcctccctgcctccccTCCGCCGactcccctcctcttcctcctccacctcctcctcttcttcctcctcagcctgCCATGCAGCTCCACCCCGCTCCTTACACGTTACCCTGGCACACGAACGACAACAG tGACTTGTCCATGCAGTGGCCTCAGATGTCCAGACCTTACTCCTCCACTGACCGCAGCAGCTCACTGGGCTCCATGGAGAGCTTGGACACGCCCATACCCACCGCTCAGCCATACTCCGACTCCCACAATTCACCTGTGGACCCCGCCCTCTTCAACAACAAGAGAGACTCCGCCTACAGCTCCTTCTCCGCCAGCTCGAACACATCGGATTACGCCGCAGTGCCTCTCAGACCAGAGGAAACCTGCTCCATGGAGAACCTGCTCCAGAGTCTGGGACCAGACCCCGGTGCTGATTTCTCCTCCACCGCCAGGACGTCCTGCGTTGAAGCTCCAGAAGAAGCACAGCTGAATGCCCACAAGTCCAGGTCTCTGACCAGGCCGAGGCCGAGGCCCGTGGAGGTCAAAGAGCGTCCGTCATCCTGCTGTTACGAGTCAGAGCGAAGAGGAGGAAACTCTGAGACCGTCAGAGGTGAAGAAGGAGGACCAGAGGATAGAAAAATGAATCCTCCTCAACCTCCAACCAGGAAGGAGAGTTTCAGAGCAACGCAGTGTCGTGACCACACGGCTAGCAAACGCTGCACTCCAACTGAAATCTCCACTGATTCTTCTTACTGTGATGAAAACCAGTCCGTAGATGTTGAATCGGGAACTCACAACGGTGACCGTGCGGGGAAGTTCAGAGAAGACGCATTAGATTCTCACTTCATGCAAAGACAGACTGAAGAAACGACACGGATCAGATGTGAAACTAGTTCTGAGAAAGGCTACACTTCAGATGTAAACTCAGATCCTCTTCCTGATCCGGTCCCCGTCACCTCCTCCAATCCAGAGTCCTCATCGGCAGGATCTTCTGCCTCCTCCGCGGCTCTGCACCGACACAGTGCTCCTGAGAAACTCCTCGCTACACAACTTCAGTTATTACAGTTTGACAACGCAAACACCTCTGATGCCTCCAGCGGTCAGTCCTTCCATCCCTCACACCAGACCGCAGGAGAAGAACCCGATGTCTCTCAGAACCAACTCCATCCCCCGTCAAACAAATGGGACAGCAGCCGCTGCTCCACTCCAGGATCCGTCTTCTTGGAAGGAGATCGTGATGATGGTGAGTTCAGTCGCAGGCTGGTGGAGAAGGTTGTAAACGGTGGCTCTCTCTCACCGGTTCAGCATCTTCATCCTTGGGGTCGTTCTGTGAGCGTACCAGAGGAACCCAGTGGATCCTCGGCTCAGGAGAAGCTGAGCTCCGACCAGATGCTGGACAGCGATTTTCAGCCTCTGAGTTCTGCTGCCAGCGTGGACACATTAGTGGATGAGCAGAGAGCGGCAGACAGAAGGAGAGGTGGAGAGTATGATGTAGAAGGAGAGACAGCGGTGAAGAAGTCGAATTCGTCAAGGAATCACCGGAGGAACCGTCGACGCAGCGAGCGATTCGCCACCAACCTTCGCAACGAGATCCAGAGAAAAAAGGCTCAGCTTCAGAGGAACCGAGGCCCAGGAGATTTGCTCTGCAGTGGAGAGACTGTTCAGGAGGAAGAGGGTCCAGATCTTCATGAAGACCTGGCAGAACCAGACATGTCTGTCCAGGACAGAAGCACCAATGTGGCATTGACTTCACCTGAGATCCTCCAGGATGACAGAACCACAGAACCCGTTGAGAGTTCAAAGCCCGATTTCATCCAGGATTCCTCACAAACTGAACAACAACCAAGAACCTTCTCTCAGAACAACAACGTGTCCAGGTCTGTTCAGATTCTGGATCCAGGTTTACCCAACTTTGGTGTGGGCATCAGAGTGATTGAAGAACCTGCTCCTGCAGGTAAAGCTCGCCGTTGGCGCTGGACGCCTGAACATAAACTGCAACCAGAACCAGAACGGCAGAGTCGAGCCTCTGGTGAGCGGGTGTTAGGAGTCACTGGGTCACGACATGGAGTTTGTAccttcaccacctcctcctcctcctcatcctcctacAGTCGCTCCTCCTCATGTTCTCGCGTGGAGGAGAACGACATCCTTCCATTTGCAGATAGAATGAAGTTCTTTGAAGAGACGAGCAAAGGAAGGTCTGGACCAAACGTTCCAGGTTTGTCGAGTCGTCAGCCGAAGAAACCAGAAACCAGAAACCCTCCTGAGAACCAGGACCCAATACAAAGGAGATACTCCTACCAGGGAGGACCACAGGAAAACTACCTGCTCCCAGACAGTCTGGAGGTCAGAAGACAATCCGTGTCcaccagcagagagaggaggagacaagaggagagggaacgagagagggaggagaggctGAGGGAacgagagagggaggagaggctgagggagcgagagagggaggagaggctgagggagagagggaggagaggctgagagcgagagagggagttAGAACTGGAGAGGGTGAGGCTCAtggagagggagcgagaggagagggtgaggcagtgggaaagagagagggagagagagggagagcttcagagagaaagagagatggatcGGCTCAGGAAAGAACGAGAGGAACATCTCGAACAAGGAGAAGATCCTCGTCAGGAGTTTCATCGCGAGTTCCCACACAGAGAAAACCTCCAgaacctcctccacctccagcctCAGATGTTCTCCCAGAACCAGGACCCGAGGTCGGCGTTTCACCGCGTCAGTGGTGTTTCTGTGGAGCAGGTTCTGCAGCAGAGAACCATCAGCAGGAGCTCCACGCCCACTGAG ACGTTTCCCaccaggaaacaggaaacgcCCAAACTCAACAGGAACTACAGTCTGACTGAGAG AGATTATCCGAGCCGGAGACGAGAGTCCAGGGCGTCAGAGCGTGTCAGTCATTACATGCCCCTCCCACCCCAGAGTcgctgtgtctccacagacgcGGGAAGCGATCGCGGCAGGTCGTCGCTCGCCCCCCCAGCGGCGCCGCTCGCTCTGCGAGGACGAGCCATGTCTGAGAACGACCTCCACTGGTCGCCCTCTGTCTCCATGGCGACCGGTCAGACGCTGAGTGAGGtggaggaaagaagagagacGACAGACTCCGCCCACCCGAATAAAAAGAGGACCCCGCCTCCCCCAAGACCGCCGCCCCCAAAGTGGGAGCAGTTCCACCGCAGACGTGCGTCTCACCAcgccctcttctcctcctcctccgctgcagCCCCTCCCACCTTCTCCGctggcccctccccctctgAAGAGTCCAGGCAGCGATCGTACAGTCTTCCTCCCGAGAGACAGGAAGTGTCGGAGGCTTGTCCTCGCTGCAGCTGCGGCCAATCGCAGGCGCAGGGCCACGCCTTCCCTCACCCACCGTCCAATCAGAGTCCTGCACCGCTTGACGAGCGCTCTTTCACTCTAGCTCCACCCAGTCCCATGTTCTCCAGACGCTCCTTCAGGCCGGTGGCTCCGCcccagagagagaaggagcaggaggaggcggagtcagggGCAGAAAACGGAGGCTCCGCTTCAACCCCAGAGTCGTACTTCTCCATGCACCATGAGCAGCATCAGAATCCAGAACCGGGAGCAGAATCAGAGACCACCCTGAACCCCAGTCCCGCCCACAGCCTGGACATCGACCTGGACGTTCCCATGGAGACAGACATCGACGACttccaggaggaggagcttccTGCGGAGGCGGAGCCCATCAGCAGCGAGCTGCCGTGCTTCGCTCTGCCGGTCACCGTCCTGGAGACGGACATCGACACTTTACCAGACTGTGACGCTTCAGTGTCGAGCAGAACCAGAGCAGAGAGCGGctcagtggaggaggagctggagacactagagggcagcagagaGACGCCGAGTCTGGAGGAGCTTTTCCCACAGAGCAGTGAAGGAGAGTCAGGAACGGAGAGCTGGAGAGGAACCTTCCAGAACATGGAgaacaacactgacagtctaGAGAG ACGCTCGGGTGCGAGCTCCAGCTGTTCGTCTTATTACAGCACGTCAGCAGCTAAAGCTCAGCTTCTGTCTCAGATGAAAGACTTCAGtgagaacagagagaggaacGAAGACGACGAGCTGACGTACAAG AAACAGCTGATGGAGAGTTTGCGCAAGAAGCTCGGAGTTCTGAGAGAAGCTCAGCGAGGACTTCAGGATGACATCAGAGCCAACACTCAGCTGGGGGACGAG gtggaGAACATGGTGGTGTCGGTGTGTAAACCTAACGAGGTGGACAAGTTCCGCATGTTCATTGGAGATCTGGACAAGGTGGTGAGtttgctgctgtcactgtcaggGAGGCTGCTGAGGGTGGAGACCACACTGGAGACTCTGGACCACGAGACGGAGGACCACGAGAGg CTCCCCCTGCTGGAGAAGAAGCGTCAGCTCATGCGTCAGCTGTCAGAGGCTCAGGACCTGAAGGATCACGTCGACCGTCGGGAACAAGTCGTCAGTCGAGTTCTGGCCCGGTGTTTGTCACCAGAACAACACCGAGACTACAG tcactTTGTGAAGATGAAGGCCGCTCTCCTGGTCGAGCAGCGTCAGCTGGAAGATAAGATTCGTCTGGGAGAAGAACAGCTGAGGGGCCTGAGGGAGAGTCTGGGACTGGGACTGGGACTGGGATTAGGATTGGGAATGTCGATGGGATACGGACAGTACTGA
- the bmp15 gene encoding bone morphogenetic protein 15 translates to MKSLCFTNMRSARASLLLLCSFTFILLSSPSSSSSSTSSSPNTRRAHERSSRYGGAHAHSADQNVQFMLSLYRSAAEPDGRPKQHRKFGSNTVRLLRPTTSNLHHVPAAATSSDHLYTFTVHYNLDTLPSEQLIRASFVHLRSPSSSSSQAPGPPPSPSSPPGPGPGPRCRAQITSLGAESLVTLEPEEQWTETDITAHVSGHVLQSEDGHLTLTAQYWCTEPELHQQNSSSWWRGRDSVGGQRRGEPHVDVPSLLLYVEEKRAGQDWMEELLGAEGSNAMRRIRPWNPLVHRHPRGRRRRRRSKDSPELKDPSLDVLKNAPTSSSSFSTSSSASIVSSVPAYKRKTIAAAKSRCKLHSFRLSFDELGWGHYFIAPPVYNPRFCQGDCPRVLHYGYHAPNHAIIQTVISDLGLGDVPPPSCVPYRYMPMSVLVVHKKKVEYRELEDMVAESCTCR, encoded by the exons ATGAAAAGTCTGTGCTTCACAAACATGAGGTCAGCGCGCgccagtctcctcctcctctgctccttcaCCTTCATCCTGCTctcctccccttcttcttcttcttcatccacCTCTTCTTCACCAAACACCCGGCGCGCTCACGAACGCAGCTCCAGGTACGGGGGGGCGCACGCGCACAGCGCGGACCAGAACGTGCAGTTTATGCTGAGTCTGTACCGGAGCGCGGCGGAACCGGACGGCAGACCCAAACAGCACCGGAAGTTCGGCTCCAACACGGTTCGACTGCTCAGACCCACGACGTCCAATTTACATCATGTACCTGCAGCTGCTACGTCATCAG atcATCTCTACACCTTCACTGTTCACTACAACCTGGACACTCTTCcttcagaacagctgatcagagCGTCCTTCGTCCACCTgcgctctccctcctcctcctcctcccaggcCCCAGgtcctcctccatcaccttcatcacctcctggtcctggtcctggtcctcgCTGCAGGGCTCAGATCACGTCTCTGGGAGCAGAGAGTCTGGTGACGCTGGAGCCTGAGGAGCAGTGGACGGAGACGGACATCACCGCTCACGTGAGTGGACACGTCCTTCAGAGCGAGGACGGTCACCTGACCCTCACCGCTCAGTACTGGTGCACAGAACCTGAGCTCCATCAGCAGAACAGCTCCTCCTGGTGGCGGGGGCGGGACAGTgttggaggacagaggagaggagaacctCACGTGGACGTCCCGTCTCTGCTTCTGTacgtggaggagaagagggcGGGGCAGGACTGGATGGAGGAGCTGTTAGGAGCTGAGGGTTCAAACGCCATGAGGAGAATCAGACCGTGGAACCCGCTGGTCCACCGTCACCCCCgtggccgccgccgccgccgtcgctCCAAAGACTCTCCAGAGCTGAAGGATCCTTCACTGGACGTTCTGAAAAACGCTCccacctcctcgtcctccttctctacctcctcctccgcctccatCGTGTCCAGCGTCCCCGCCTACAAACGTAAAACCATCGCCGCGGCGAAGAGTCGCTGCAAGCTGCACTCGTTCCGCCTGTCGTTCGACGAGCTCGGCTGGGGCCACTACTTCATCGCTCCGCCCGTCTACAACCCGCGCTTCTGTCAGGGCGACTGTCCGCGCGTCCTGCACTACGGTTACCACGCCCCCAACCACGCCATCATCCAGACGGTCATCAGCGACCTGGGCCTGGGCGACGTGCCGCCGCCGTCCTGCGTGCCGTACCGGTACATGCCCATGAGCGTGCTGGTGGTCCACAAGAAGAAGGTGGAGTACAGGGAGCTGGAGGACATGGTGGCCGAGTCCTGCACCTGCCGCTGA